In Vibrio bathopelagicus, the following are encoded in one genomic region:
- a CDS encoding GIY-YIG nuclease family protein has protein sequence MKQPAIYILANRSNSVLYIGVTGNLKQRTWQHKAGDLEGFTKKYNVDKLVYFEVFEDFRAAIEREKQLKKWNRSWKEILISELNPSRRDLYDEIL, from the coding sequence ATGAAGCAACCTGCAATTTATATTCTAGCTAATCGTTCGAATTCAGTTTTGTACATAGGCGTTACTGGGAACCTCAAGCAAAGGACCTGGCAGCATAAAGCCGGAGATTTAGAGGGTTTTACTAAGAAGTACAATGTTGACAAGTTAGTCTATTTTGAAGTTTTCGAAGACTTTAGAGCAGCGATTGAGAGAGAAAAACAGCTAAAGAAATGGAATCGTTCATGGAAGGAAATATTGATTAGTGAGCTGAACCCTAGTCGACGTGATCTCTACGACGAAATATTATGA
- the nadK gene encoding NAD(+) kinase, whose amino-acid sequence MKKPFEVIAIIGKPRDQQAIQTHRELYQWLSAEGYQVFVDDRLATILDDIPKEHFSSLIELGKRADLAIVVGGDGNMLGAARILSRFDISVIGVNRGNLGFLTDLNPENFQTSLTDVLKGEFMEEERFLLETEIHRHGQIKSHNAALNEAVLHPGQVAHMIEFEVYIDDSFAFSQRSDGLIVSTPTGSTAYSLSGGGPILSSSLNAISLVPMFPHTLSSRPLVVDGKRRIKLIVSPDNRGTQEVSCDGQISLPVSPGDEIHIYQSPNVLKLIHPKDYNYYHVLRNKLGWSSKLF is encoded by the coding sequence ATGAAAAAGCCATTTGAAGTCATCGCCATTATTGGTAAACCTCGAGATCAGCAAGCAATTCAGACTCATAGAGAGCTCTATCAGTGGTTAAGTGCTGAGGGTTATCAAGTGTTTGTTGATGACAGGCTCGCCACTATTTTAGACGATATCCCTAAAGAACATTTTTCTAGCCTAATTGAACTAGGAAAACGTGCTGATCTCGCCATTGTTGTCGGTGGCGACGGCAATATGCTGGGTGCCGCTCGTATTTTGTCGCGTTTCGATATTTCAGTCATCGGTGTTAACCGAGGCAATTTAGGTTTTCTGACAGACCTGAACCCTGAAAACTTCCAAACCTCACTCACCGATGTACTTAAAGGTGAGTTTATGGAAGAAGAGCGATTCCTACTCGAAACAGAGATACATCGTCACGGCCAAATAAAAAGCCACAACGCGGCACTCAATGAAGCCGTACTTCACCCAGGTCAAGTTGCGCACATGATCGAGTTTGAAGTGTATATCGATGACAGCTTCGCCTTTTCACAGCGTTCTGATGGCTTGATAGTCTCAACACCGACAGGTTCAACGGCCTACTCGCTTTCTGGCGGCGGCCCTATTCTGTCATCAAGCCTAAATGCAATTTCATTAGTGCCAATGTTCCCGCACACCCTTTCAAGCCGACCACTGGTGGTGGATGGAAAGCGTCGAATCAAGCTTATCGTATCGCCAGATAACCGTGGAACCCAAGAAGTTAGCTGCGATGGTCAAATCTCGCTACCTGTTTCTCCTGGTGATGAGATCCACATTTATCAAAGCCCTAACGTGCTCAAGCTGATCCACCCTAAAGACTACAACTACTACCATGTTCTACGTAACAAACTAGGCTGGTCGAGTAAGCTGTTCTAA
- the grpE gene encoding nucleotide exchange factor GrpE, whose translation MSNEENKVTEEELDQIIAEAEKVEEAELNEESVDEQEAKIAQLEAALLSSESKVKEQQDSVLRAKAEVENMRRRTEQEVDKARKYALNKFAEGLLPVIDNLERAVQAADAENEAVKPILEGVELTHKTFVDTVAKFGLTEINPEGEAFNPEYHQAMSIQESPDHESNTVMFVMQKGYELNGRVIRPAMVMVAK comes from the coding sequence ATGAGCAACGAAGAAAACAAAGTAACGGAAGAAGAGCTAGATCAAATCATTGCTGAAGCTGAGAAAGTTGAAGAAGCTGAGCTAAATGAAGAGTCTGTTGATGAGCAAGAAGCAAAAATCGCTCAACTAGAAGCTGCACTGCTTTCTAGCGAATCTAAAGTGAAAGAGCAGCAAGATTCTGTACTACGCGCTAAAGCTGAAGTTGAGAATATGCGTCGTCGTACTGAGCAAGAAGTGGATAAAGCACGTAAATACGCGCTAAACAAATTCGCTGAAGGCCTACTACCCGTTATCGATAACCTAGAGCGTGCAGTACAAGCTGCAGATGCTGAGAACGAAGCGGTTAAGCCGATTCTTGAAGGCGTTGAGCTAACTCACAAAACGTTCGTAGACACAGTGGCTAAATTTGGTCTTACAGAGATCAACCCTGAAGGTGAAGCATTCAACCCTGAATACCACCAAGCAATGTCTATTCAAGAAAGCCCAGACCACGAGTCAAACACTGTGATGTTTGTTATGCAGAAAGGCTACGAGCTTAACGGCCGTGTTATTCGCCCTGCAATGGTAATGGTTGCTAAGTAA